Proteins co-encoded in one Burkholderia ambifaria AMMD genomic window:
- a CDS encoding helix-turn-helix domain-containing protein, translating into MSNERYTNVWDAIEGQPAEAENMKLRSELMIALKQRIAQLELSQAQAAKQLGVTQPRVSDLLRGKINLFGLDALVNMASAVGLRVDLQVRQSA; encoded by the coding sequence ATGAGCAACGAACGCTATACGAATGTCTGGGACGCAATCGAGGGCCAGCCGGCCGAGGCCGAGAACATGAAGCTGCGCTCCGAACTGATGATCGCGCTCAAGCAGCGCATCGCGCAGCTGGAACTCAGCCAGGCGCAGGCCGCGAAACAACTGGGCGTCACGCAGCCGCGCGTGTCCGACCTGCTGCGCGGCAAGATCAACCTGTTCGGGCTCGACGCGCTCGTGAACATGGCGTCGGCCGTCGGCCTGCGCGTCGATCTGCAGGTGCGCCAATCGGCGTAA
- a CDS encoding EamA family transporter — MTPLDRLLDFLARLPFRIRLPQSRGGRVALALVFIYFVWGSTYSGLHFALQSFPPLLLSGLRNLLGGIGLFIFALRRKPEWPTLLEIRNSAIVGTMLVALSSGTIALGMRTVSSGSAAVMVATVPLFATVIAAVAGRPVTKGEWSAVALGMVGIVVLNSGGAAAANSALGTICVLAGALFWAGGAHLSTRLKLPSDLFLSTSLQIGLGGLMSTLAAWLLGERIEQVAAAPVFAFLYLMVFCTMAAYVAYGYLIRHTSPIIASSCMYVNPIVAVALGALMLGEPVTMATVIATVAILGSVGLSFLFDPARRPAARAAVDVSSTVATGSAAAHAPAPAPDQAAAPDSPPILTPSAKPLTVPTPAAVVDPAAVMDPAQAFTPPPADEPAESRARA, encoded by the coding sequence ATGACACCGCTCGACCGCCTCCTCGATTTCCTCGCCCGCCTGCCGTTCCGGATCCGCCTGCCGCAAAGCCGCGGCGGCCGTGTCGCACTGGCGCTGGTATTCATCTATTTCGTCTGGGGTTCGACCTACAGCGGCCTGCATTTCGCGCTGCAGTCGTTCCCGCCGCTGCTGCTGTCAGGGCTGCGCAACCTGCTCGGCGGGATCGGCCTGTTCATCTTCGCGCTGCGGCGCAAGCCCGAATGGCCGACGCTGCTGGAAATCCGCAACTCGGCGATCGTCGGCACGATGCTGGTCGCGCTGTCGTCCGGCACGATCGCGCTCGGGATGCGCACGGTCAGCAGCGGCTCGGCCGCGGTGATGGTCGCCACGGTGCCGCTGTTCGCGACCGTGATCGCGGCGGTCGCCGGGCGCCCGGTGACGAAGGGCGAGTGGTCGGCCGTCGCGCTCGGGATGGTCGGCATCGTCGTGCTGAATTCGGGCGGCGCGGCTGCCGCGAACTCGGCGCTCGGCACGATCTGCGTGCTGGCCGGCGCGCTGTTCTGGGCGGGCGGCGCGCATCTGTCGACGCGGCTCAAGCTGCCGTCGGACCTGTTCCTGTCGACGTCGCTGCAGATCGGTCTCGGCGGGTTGATGTCCACGCTGGCCGCGTGGCTGCTCGGCGAGCGCATCGAGCAGGTCGCGGCGGCGCCGGTGTTCGCGTTCCTGTACCTGATGGTGTTCTGCACGATGGCGGCGTACGTCGCGTACGGCTACCTGATTCGCCACACGAGCCCGATCATCGCGAGCAGCTGCATGTACGTGAACCCGATCGTCGCGGTCGCGCTCGGTGCGCTGATGCTCGGCGAGCCCGTGACGATGGCGACCGTGATCGCGACAGTCGCGATTCTCGGCAGCGTCGGGCTGTCGTTCCTGTTCGATCCCGCGCGCCGTCCCGCCGCGCGCGCGGCGGTCGACGTTTCGTCGACCGTGGCGACCGGCTCGGCGGCGGCGCATGCACCGGCACCTGCACCGGATCAGGCCGCGGCGCCGGATTCGCCGCCGATCCTCACGCCTTCCGCGAAACCGCTTACGGTGCCGACCCCGGCCGCTGTCGTGGACCCGGCCGCGGTCATGGACCCTGCTCAGGCATTCACGCCGCCACCCGCCGACGAACCGGCCGAGTCGCGCGCCCGCGCGTGA
- a CDS encoding ABC transporter permease codes for MQSLSGSSASPPAPAPSHANGVARRAPRVTGARAIAALQWSVTLLLCAFLIVPVVMSVLAGLTVNYFRGLSSGLTLRWLEQVWQQYQGSVALSLGVAFATLAIVLAVGVPAGYALARSKSRVARAIEEALVLPVALPGLASALALLVVYGGFTAFRMSLWFIVVGHVVFTLPFMVRAVAAVAAGADLRTLEESAASLGASFVTRFVTIVLPNLRPGIVAGALTVLTLSIGEFNLTWMLHTPDTKTLPVGLADTYASLRLEVGSAYTIMFLLMTLPLLVAMQWLGVDPSGTRALKRRPR; via the coding sequence ATGCAATCGCTTTCCGGTTCGTCCGCGTCGCCGCCGGCGCCCGCTCCGTCGCATGCGAACGGCGTCGCACGACGCGCGCCGCGCGTCACGGGCGCGCGCGCGATCGCCGCGCTGCAATGGAGCGTCACGCTGCTGCTGTGCGCGTTCCTGATCGTGCCCGTCGTGATGTCGGTCCTCGCGGGCCTCACCGTCAACTATTTCCGCGGGCTGTCGAGCGGCCTCACGCTGCGCTGGCTCGAACAGGTGTGGCAGCAATACCAGGGCTCGGTCGCGCTGTCGCTCGGCGTCGCGTTCGCGACGCTCGCGATCGTGCTCGCCGTCGGCGTGCCGGCCGGCTATGCGCTCGCGCGCAGCAAGAGTCGCGTCGCCCGCGCGATCGAGGAAGCGCTGGTGCTGCCGGTCGCGCTGCCGGGCCTCGCGTCGGCGCTCGCGCTGCTGGTCGTGTACGGCGGCTTCACCGCGTTCCGGATGAGCCTGTGGTTCATCGTCGTCGGCCACGTCGTGTTCACGCTGCCGTTCATGGTGCGCGCGGTCGCGGCCGTCGCGGCGGGGGCCGACCTGCGCACGCTCGAGGAAAGCGCGGCGAGCCTCGGCGCGTCGTTCGTCACGCGCTTCGTGACGATCGTGCTGCCGAACCTGCGCCCCGGCATCGTCGCGGGCGCGCTCACGGTGCTCACGCTGTCGATCGGCGAATTCAACCTGACGTGGATGCTGCACACGCCCGACACGAAAACGCTGCCCGTCGGACTCGCCGATACCTATGCATCGCTGCGCCTCGAAGTCGGCAGCGCCTACACGATCATGTTCCTGCTGATGACGCTGCCGCTCCTCGTCGCGATGCAGTGGCTCGGCGTCGATCCGTCCGGCACGCGCGCGCTGAAGCGCCGCCCGCGCTGA
- a CDS encoding ABC transporter ATP-binding protein, whose amino-acid sequence MKLDSTPITLTRCAKTFRGTRVLEPLDLSIGAGETLVLLGPSGCGKTTTLRLIAGLDTPDAGGTIAFGGDDVTALPIERRQVGMVFQNYALFPNLTVRGNVGYGLKIRKTEPRALRERVDELLAMMRLDAHADKPVDQLSGGQRQRVALARALAVRPRVLLLDEPLTALDAKLRDVLRREMNALLRELGVTTVYVTHDQAEAMELGDRIVVMGAGRIEQIGTPRDIYYRPANRTVAQFIGTLNRLAGQWRDGALVTTGGAIVTPHAADEWFFRPEDAQLADPAHAPLRGAIGACAFLGERTRLTIEQAAPDALVIDVPGRIELARGTAVGIAIAAEGLIALAA is encoded by the coding sequence ATGAAACTCGATTCCACGCCCATCACCCTGACCCGCTGCGCGAAGACGTTCCGCGGCACACGCGTGCTCGAACCGCTCGATCTGTCGATCGGCGCGGGCGAGACGCTCGTGCTGCTCGGCCCGTCGGGCTGCGGCAAGACGACGACGCTGCGCCTGATCGCGGGCCTCGATACGCCGGACGCCGGCGGCACGATCGCATTCGGCGGCGACGACGTGACCGCGCTTCCGATCGAGCGCCGCCAGGTCGGCATGGTGTTCCAGAACTACGCGCTGTTTCCGAACCTGACGGTGCGCGGTAACGTCGGCTATGGACTGAAGATCCGCAAGACCGAGCCGCGCGCGCTGCGCGAACGTGTCGACGAATTGCTCGCGATGATGCGGCTCGACGCGCACGCGGACAAACCGGTCGATCAACTGTCGGGCGGCCAGCGCCAGCGTGTCGCGCTGGCGCGCGCGCTCGCGGTGCGCCCGCGCGTGCTGCTGCTCGACGAACCGCTGACCGCGCTCGACGCGAAGCTGCGCGACGTGCTGCGCCGCGAGATGAATGCGCTGTTGCGCGAGCTCGGCGTGACCACCGTGTACGTGACGCACGACCAGGCCGAGGCGATGGAGCTCGGCGACCGAATCGTCGTAATGGGCGCGGGCCGCATCGAACAGATCGGCACGCCGCGCGACATCTACTACCGGCCGGCGAACCGCACGGTCGCGCAGTTCATCGGCACGCTGAACCGGCTTGCGGGACAATGGCGTGACGGCGCGCTCGTGACGACGGGTGGCGCGATCGTCACGCCGCACGCCGCCGACGAGTGGTTCTTCCGCCCGGAAGACGCGCAGCTCGCCGATCCCGCGCATGCGCCGCTGCGCGGTGCGATCGGCGCGTGCGCGTTCCTCGGCGAGCGCACGCGGCTCACGATCGAGCAGGCGGCGCCCGACGCGCTCGTGATCGACGTGCCGGGCCGCATCGAGCTCGCCCGCGGCACGGCGGTGGGCATCGCGATCGCGGCGGAAGGCCTGATCGCGCTCGCCGCATAA
- a CDS encoding MFS transporter → MSAASTDRPTDAASPHYSRSLLLLLATIAGVSVANIYYNQPLLDSFRSAFPDSASWIGAVPTATQLGYAAGMFLLAPLGDRFDRRGLILLQIAGLSIALIVAAAAPSLAVLAAASLAIGVLATIAQQAVPFTAEIAPAAERGHAVGTVMSGLLLGILLARTAAGFVAEYFGWRAVFGASVAALAALAAVIVLRLPRSSPTSTLSYGKLLGSMWHLVVELRGLREASLTGAALFAAFSAFWPVLTLLLAGAPFHLGPQAAGLFGIVGAAGALAAPYAGRFADKRGPRAIISLAIALLAASFVIFALSGTSLVGLVIGVIVLDVGVQAAQISNQSRIYALKPDARSRVNTVYMVCYFIGGALGSSVGVAAWHAFGWIGMCAAGLLFTALAGWFHHRGVQRG, encoded by the coding sequence ATGTCCGCCGCCTCCACCGACCGTCCGACCGACGCCGCCTCGCCCCACTACTCGCGCAGCCTGCTGTTGTTGCTCGCGACGATCGCGGGCGTGTCAGTCGCGAACATCTACTACAACCAGCCGCTGCTCGACAGCTTCCGCTCGGCCTTTCCCGACAGCGCGTCGTGGATCGGCGCGGTGCCGACCGCGACCCAGCTCGGCTATGCGGCCGGCATGTTCCTGCTCGCGCCGCTCGGCGACCGTTTCGATCGCCGCGGGCTGATCCTGCTGCAGATTGCGGGCCTGTCGATCGCGCTGATCGTGGCGGCGGCCGCGCCGTCGCTGGCGGTGCTCGCCGCGGCGAGCCTCGCGATCGGCGTGCTCGCGACGATCGCGCAGCAGGCCGTGCCGTTCACGGCCGAGATCGCGCCGGCCGCCGAGCGCGGGCATGCGGTCGGCACCGTGATGAGCGGCCTGCTGCTCGGCATCCTGCTGGCGCGCACGGCGGCCGGCTTCGTCGCCGAATATTTCGGCTGGCGGGCGGTATTCGGCGCGTCGGTCGCGGCGCTCGCCGCGCTGGCCGCGGTGATCGTGCTGCGACTGCCGCGCAGTTCGCCGACGTCGACGCTGTCGTACGGCAAGCTGCTCGGCTCGATGTGGCATCTGGTGGTCGAACTGCGCGGGCTGCGCGAGGCGTCGCTGACGGGCGCCGCGCTGTTCGCCGCGTTCAGCGCATTCTGGCCGGTGCTCACGTTGCTGCTCGCCGGCGCGCCGTTCCATCTCGGCCCCCAGGCCGCCGGGCTGTTCGGCATCGTCGGCGCGGCCGGTGCGCTGGCCGCGCCCTACGCGGGCCGTTTCGCCGACAAGCGCGGCCCGCGCGCGATCATCTCGCTCGCGATCGCGCTGCTCGCGGCGTCGTTCGTGATTTTTGCGCTATCGGGGACGAGCCTCGTCGGGCTCGTGATCGGCGTGATCGTGCTGGATGTCGGCGTGCAGGCCGCGCAGATCTCGAACCAGTCGCGCATCTACGCGCTGAAGCCCGACGCGCGCAGCCGCGTGAACACCGTGTACATGGTGTGCTACTTCATCGGCGGCGCGCTCGGCTCGTCGGTCGGCGTCGCCGCGTGGCATGCATTCGGCTGGATCGGCATGTGCGCGGCCGGCCTGCTGTTTACCGCGCTCGCCGGCTGGTTCCACCATCGCGGCGTGCAGCGCGGCTGA
- a CDS encoding ABC transporter permease → MLDLTFPLRWRVALVAPALAVFAAFWLLPMAALVRVSADGAFFTQYATLLGNARYMKSLGETVALSAGVTLATLALSTISGLLLARREFAGKRVLLALLTFPLAFPGVVVGFMVIMLAGRQGLIGMLSAKLTGDKWVFAYSVAGLFVGYLYFSIPRVIVTVIAAASKLDASLEEAARSLGASPWRIFVDIVLPALAPGLIAAGAICFATAMGAFGTAFTLATDLNVLPMTIYTEFTLNANIATAAGLSIVLGIVTWAVLALARRFTGHTAAAAA, encoded by the coding sequence ATGCTCGATCTGACTTTCCCGCTACGCTGGCGCGTCGCACTCGTCGCGCCGGCGCTCGCGGTGTTCGCCGCGTTCTGGCTGCTGCCGATGGCGGCGCTCGTGCGCGTGTCCGCCGACGGCGCGTTCTTCACGCAGTACGCGACACTGCTCGGCAACGCGCGCTACATGAAGAGCCTCGGCGAAACGGTTGCGTTGTCGGCCGGCGTCACGCTCGCGACGCTCGCGCTGTCGACGATCTCGGGCCTGCTGCTCGCGCGCCGCGAATTCGCGGGCAAGCGCGTGCTGCTCGCGCTGCTCACGTTTCCGCTCGCGTTCCCGGGCGTCGTGGTCGGCTTCATGGTGATCATGCTCGCCGGGCGGCAGGGGCTGATCGGCATGCTGTCCGCGAAGCTGACCGGCGACAAGTGGGTGTTCGCGTATTCGGTTGCCGGGCTGTTCGTCGGCTACCTGTACTTCTCGATTCCGCGCGTGATCGTCACCGTGATCGCGGCCGCGTCGAAGCTCGATGCGTCGCTCGAGGAAGCCGCGCGCTCGCTCGGCGCGTCGCCGTGGCGCATCTTCGTCGACATCGTGCTGCCGGCGCTCGCACCGGGCCTGATCGCGGCCGGCGCGATCTGCTTCGCGACCGCGATGGGCGCGTTCGGCACCGCGTTTACGCTCGCCACCGACCTGAACGTGCTGCCGATGACGATCTACACCGAGTTCACGCTGAACGCGAACATCGCGACGGCGGCCGGCCTGTCGATCGTGCTCGGCATCGTCACGTGGGCCGTGCTCGCGCTCGCGCGCCGGTTCACCGGCCATACCGCCGCCGCCGCGGCCTGA
- a CDS encoding cytochrome b/b6 domain-containing protein, producing MQTVPATGRDAASPPARPIHPVWVRVSHWLNALAAILMVLSGWRIYDASPIYPPFTFPHGITLGGWLGGALQWHFAAMWLLVANGLFYLAMSITTGRFARMLLPVTPASVWRDLRAALRGRLAHDDLGVYNAVQRTAYLTAIVDLVVLVLSGLTIWKSVQFPLLRELFGGYDMARVVHFWAMSLLVAFVVVHVAMALRVPRSLLAMLRGR from the coding sequence ATGCAAACCGTTCCCGCCACAGGTCGCGACGCGGCGTCACCGCCCGCGCGCCCGATCCATCCGGTGTGGGTGCGCGTGAGCCACTGGCTCAACGCGCTCGCGGCGATCCTGATGGTGTTGTCCGGCTGGCGCATCTACGACGCGTCGCCGATCTATCCGCCGTTCACGTTTCCTCACGGCATCACGCTCGGCGGCTGGCTGGGCGGCGCGCTGCAATGGCATTTCGCGGCGATGTGGCTGCTCGTCGCCAACGGATTGTTCTACCTCGCGATGTCGATCACGACCGGGCGCTTCGCGCGCATGCTGCTGCCGGTCACGCCGGCGTCCGTTTGGCGCGACCTGCGTGCCGCACTGCGCGGACGGCTGGCGCATGACGACCTCGGCGTCTACAACGCGGTGCAGCGCACCGCGTACCTGACCGCGATCGTCGACCTCGTCGTGCTGGTGCTGTCGGGGCTCACCATCTGGAAGTCCGTGCAGTTTCCGCTGCTGCGCGAGCTGTTCGGCGGCTACGACATGGCGCGCGTCGTGCATTTCTGGGCGATGTCGCTGCTGGTCGCATTCGTCGTCGTGCACGTCGCGATGGCGTTGCGCGTGCCGCGCTCGCTGCTCGCGATGCTGCGCGGACGTTGA
- a CDS encoding type II toxin-antitoxin system RelE/ParE family toxin yields MYNPTILPPKPVVFVGGALDALRGFPLPARREAGHQIDQVQRGLAPDDWKPMRTVGPGVREIRLRDASGAFRIIYVATFADAIYVLHCFRKQSARTCQADIELATRRYRALTIERKR; encoded by the coding sequence TTGTATAATCCAACCATTCTTCCGCCGAAGCCGGTTGTCTTCGTCGGCGGCGCGCTTGACGCGCTGCGCGGCTTTCCGCTGCCCGCGCGCCGCGAAGCCGGCCACCAGATCGACCAGGTGCAGCGCGGTCTGGCGCCCGACGACTGGAAGCCGATGCGCACCGTCGGCCCCGGCGTGCGGGAAATTCGCCTGCGCGATGCGAGCGGCGCATTCCGGATCATCTACGTCGCGACATTCGCCGACGCGATCTACGTGCTGCACTGCTTTCGCAAGCAATCGGCGCGCACCTGCCAGGCCGATATCGAACTGGCCACCCGGCGCTATCGCGCGCTGACGATCGAGAGGAAACGATGA
- a CDS encoding pentapeptide MXKDX repeat protein gives MKNGLLAACVAAFAMVAVSAHAQNDAMSKDGTSMSKDAMGHDAMAKDGAMKKGTMKKHAMKKDAMGHDAMGKATPSDKMAPSN, from the coding sequence ATGAAAAATGGACTGCTGGCTGCCTGTGTCGCCGCTTTCGCGATGGTTGCCGTGAGCGCGCATGCGCAGAACGATGCGATGTCGAAGGACGGCACGTCGATGTCGAAGGACGCGATGGGCCACGACGCGATGGCGAAGGACGGCGCGATGAAGAAGGGCACGATGAAGAAGCATGCGATGAAGAAGGACGCGATGGGCCACGACGCAATGGGCAAGGCGACGCCGAGCGACAAGATGGCGCCGTCGAACTGA
- a CDS encoding molybdopterin-dependent oxidoreductase, with the protein MSESESTRDRSRWTLDRKSLELDVRRTLDMPSRRLFNRRILTLGGLTMLTGCSLQDDASVNTFLERVSRLNDRVQAWIFSGERLAPTYTEADITRPFPFNAYYGIDEVPHVDAATYRLMLSGRVTGKRVWTLDELYALPHAEQITRHICVEGWSAIGRWGGTPFGAFLARAGADTHAKYVGFKCADDYYESIDMPTALHPQTLLTFDYDGQRLPPEFGFPMKLRMPTKLGYKNPKHIMEIFVTDTFPGGYWVDQGYNWFGGS; encoded by the coding sequence ATGTCGGAATCCGAAAGCACGCGCGACCGTTCGCGCTGGACGCTCGACCGCAAGTCGCTCGAACTCGACGTACGCCGCACGCTCGACATGCCGTCGCGGCGGCTTTTCAACCGCCGCATCCTGACGCTCGGCGGCCTCACGATGCTGACCGGCTGTTCGCTGCAGGACGACGCGTCGGTCAATACGTTTCTCGAGCGGGTATCGCGGCTGAACGATCGCGTGCAGGCGTGGATCTTCAGCGGCGAGCGGCTCGCGCCGACCTATACCGAAGCCGACATTACGCGGCCGTTCCCGTTCAACGCGTACTACGGCATCGACGAGGTGCCGCACGTCGACGCGGCGACGTACCGGCTCATGCTGTCGGGCCGCGTGACGGGCAAGCGCGTGTGGACGCTCGACGAGCTGTATGCGCTGCCGCACGCGGAGCAGATCACGCGGCACATCTGCGTGGAAGGGTGGAGCGCGATCGGGCGCTGGGGCGGCACGCCGTTCGGCGCGTTTCTGGCGCGCGCGGGCGCCGATACACACGCGAAATACGTCGGCTTCAAATGCGCGGACGATTACTACGAAAGCATCGACATGCCGACCGCGCTGCATCCGCAGACGCTGCTCACATTCGACTACGACGGCCAGCGCCTGCCGCCGGAATTCGGCTTTCCGATGAAGCTGCGGATGCCGACCAAGCTCGGCTACAAGAATCCGAAGCACATCATGGAAATCTTCGTGACCGATACGTTCCCGGGCGGCTACTGGGTCGACCAGGGGTACAACTGGTTCGGCGGATCGTGA
- a CDS encoding ABC transporter substrate-binding protein encodes MSFRLTSLLRVLAAPVACAALVAFAPAAHADESAICYNCPPEWADWAAQIAAIKQKTGIRVPFDNKNSGQAIAQLIAEQKSPVADVVYLGVSSAFQAKDKGVIAPYKPAHWNDIPANLKDPQGYWFAIHSGTLGFFVNKDALDGKPVPRSWADLLKPEYKGMVGYLDPSSAFVGYAGAVAVNQALGGSLDNFKPALDWFRKLKANAPIVPKQTAYARVLSGEIPILLDYDFDAYRAKYKDHANVEFVIPQEGTIAVPYVMSLVKGAPHDANGKKVLDFVLSDEGQKLWANAYLRPVRAQTLGADVAAKFLPASEYARAKPVDFGKMAAGQQAFGLQYLQMMQ; translated from the coding sequence GTGTCCTTTCGCCTGACCTCGCTGCTGCGCGTGCTCGCCGCGCCCGTTGCCTGCGCCGCGCTCGTCGCGTTCGCGCCCGCCGCCCACGCCGACGAATCCGCGATCTGCTACAACTGCCCGCCCGAATGGGCCGACTGGGCCGCGCAAATCGCGGCGATCAAGCAGAAAACCGGTATCCGCGTGCCGTTCGACAACAAGAACTCCGGTCAGGCGATCGCGCAGCTGATCGCCGAACAGAAGAGCCCGGTCGCCGACGTCGTCTATCTCGGCGTGTCGTCGGCGTTCCAAGCGAAGGACAAGGGCGTGATCGCGCCGTACAAGCCCGCGCACTGGAACGACATTCCCGCGAACCTGAAGGACCCGCAAGGCTACTGGTTCGCGATCCACTCGGGCACGCTCGGCTTCTTCGTGAACAAGGACGCGCTCGACGGCAAGCCGGTGCCGCGTTCGTGGGCCGATCTGCTGAAGCCCGAATACAAGGGCATGGTCGGCTACCTCGATCCGTCGAGTGCGTTCGTCGGTTATGCGGGCGCGGTCGCCGTGAACCAGGCGCTCGGTGGCAGCCTCGACAACTTCAAGCCGGCGCTCGACTGGTTCCGCAAGCTGAAGGCGAACGCGCCGATCGTGCCGAAGCAGACCGCGTATGCGCGCGTGCTGTCCGGCGAGATTCCGATCCTGCTCGACTACGACTTCGACGCGTATCGCGCGAAGTACAAGGATCACGCGAACGTCGAGTTCGTGATTCCGCAGGAAGGCACGATCGCGGTGCCGTACGTGATGAGCCTCGTGAAGGGCGCGCCGCACGACGCGAACGGCAAGAAGGTGCTCGACTTCGTGCTCTCCGACGAAGGCCAGAAACTGTGGGCCAACGCGTATCTGCGTCCGGTGCGCGCGCAGACGCTCGGCGCCGACGTCGCCGCGAAGTTCCTGCCGGCAAGCGAATACGCGCGCGCGAAACCGGTCGACTTCGGCAAGATGGCGGCCGGCCAGCAAGCGTTCGGCCTGCAATACCTGCAGATGATGCAGTAA
- a CDS encoding phosphodiesterase produces MLLAQISDLHIKRPGQLAYRRVDTAAALARCIAKLNALVPRPDAVLVTGDLTDFGHDDEYRHLRDLLAPLEIPYYLMVGNHDDRAGLRRAFADRPELQDGEFVQYALDVGAVRVLALDSQVPGASHGDLCDARLAWLAAQLDAARDRPVIVALHHPPFVSGIGHMDALRLAPAAAAKLDALLRGYPNVERVLCGHVHRTMFTRFGGTLASAVPAPAHQVAFDLRADGPSAFRLEPPAFAVHVHTPQMGMMSHHVYVDEGDGPYPFYEPSGELVD; encoded by the coding sequence ATGCTGCTTGCTCAAATCAGCGATCTCCACATCAAGCGTCCGGGCCAGCTCGCGTACCGGCGCGTCGACACGGCCGCCGCGCTCGCGCGCTGCATCGCGAAACTGAACGCGCTGGTGCCGCGCCCCGACGCGGTGCTCGTCACGGGCGACCTGACCGATTTCGGTCACGACGACGAATACCGCCATCTGCGCGACTTGCTCGCGCCGCTCGAGATTCCGTATTACCTGATGGTCGGCAATCACGACGATCGCGCGGGGCTGCGCCGCGCATTCGCCGATCGCCCCGAATTGCAGGACGGCGAGTTCGTGCAATACGCACTCGACGTCGGCGCGGTGCGCGTGCTCGCGCTCGACTCGCAGGTGCCCGGCGCGAGCCACGGCGACCTGTGCGACGCGCGCCTCGCGTGGCTCGCCGCTCAGCTCGACGCCGCGCGCGACCGGCCGGTGATCGTCGCGCTGCATCATCCGCCGTTCGTGTCCGGAATCGGGCACATGGACGCGCTGCGCCTCGCGCCCGCCGCCGCCGCGAAGCTCGATGCGCTGCTGCGCGGCTATCCGAACGTCGAACGCGTGCTGTGCGGCCACGTGCACCGGACGATGTTCACGCGCTTCGGCGGCACGCTCGCGTCCGCCGTGCCGGCGCCCGCGCACCAGGTGGCGTTCGACCTGCGCGCGGACGGGCCGTCGGCGTTCCGGCTCGAGCCGCCCGCATTCGCGGTGCACGTCCATACGCCGCAGATGGGGATGATGTCCCATCACGTGTACGTGGACGAAGGCGACGGGCCTTATCCGTTCTATGAACCGAGCGGGGAACTGGTCGACTGA
- a CDS encoding substrate-binding domain-containing protein, which yields MTPTIKDVAALAGFSIATVSRAINAPHTVSPATLTTIRTAIDTLQFRPSPLGRQLRGERTRLVGVVVPTLSNPVFADCLQGIDALATAAGFKLIVMTTEYDEARERHAIETLREQRVEGLILTVADADTHPLLDMLDRDGPHYVLMHNDTQRRPSVSVDNRRAAYDGVRLLTARGHRRVLMLAGSLAASDRARQRHLGYAEALEESGVATLPPVEVDFNAAELPDAVLAHLTAQATRPTALFCSNDLLAMVVMRGLRRAGFSIPDDLSVLGFDGIAIGELLAPPLASVATPNQDIGRHAWRRLVECIGGATIERTSLILPHTVRDGATVAPPAANLQLHQA from the coding sequence ATGACCCCGACCATCAAGGATGTCGCCGCGCTCGCCGGCTTTTCGATCGCCACCGTCTCGCGCGCGATCAACGCGCCGCACACCGTCAGCCCCGCCACGCTGACGACGATCCGCACCGCCATCGACACGCTGCAGTTCCGCCCGAGCCCGCTCGGCCGGCAGTTGCGCGGCGAGCGCACGCGCCTCGTCGGCGTCGTCGTGCCGACGCTGTCGAATCCGGTGTTCGCCGACTGCCTGCAAGGCATCGACGCACTCGCGACCGCGGCCGGCTTCAAGCTGATCGTGATGACGACCGAATACGACGAGGCACGCGAGCGCCACGCGATCGAGACGCTGCGCGAGCAGCGCGTCGAAGGACTGATCCTGACGGTCGCCGACGCGGACACGCATCCGCTGCTCGACATGCTCGACCGCGATGGCCCGCACTACGTGCTGATGCACAACGACACGCAACGCCGCCCGTCGGTGTCGGTCGACAACCGCCGCGCCGCTTACGACGGCGTCCGTCTGCTGACCGCGCGCGGCCATCGGCGCGTGCTGATGCTGGCCGGCTCGCTCGCCGCGTCGGATCGCGCACGCCAGCGTCATCTCGGCTACGCGGAGGCGCTCGAAGAATCCGGCGTCGCGACGCTGCCGCCCGTCGAAGTCGACTTCAACGCGGCCGAGCTGCCCGACGCGGTGCTCGCGCACCTCACGGCACAAGCCACGCGCCCCACCGCCCTGTTCTGCAGCAACGATCTGCTCGCGATGGTCGTGATGCGCGGCCTGCGCCGCGCGGGTTTCTCGATTCCCGACGACCTGTCGGTGCTCGGCTTCGACGGCATCGCGATCGGCGAGCTGCTCGCGCCGCCGCTCGCGAGCGTCGCGACGCCGAATCAGGACATCGGCCGTCATGCATGGCGACGCCTCGTCGAATGCATCGGCGGCGCGACGATCGAGCGCACCTCGCTGATCCTGCCGCACACGGTGCGCGACGGCGCGACGGTCGCGCCGCCGGCCGCCAATCTGCAATTGCACCAAGCCTGA